A genomic stretch from Methylorubrum extorquens includes:
- a CDS encoding protein of unknown function (Evidence 5 : Unknown function) has translation MRTLAVALAVLLLIVALPLIPRIDFALTRHQRGRALFESGRLALAAAAAAVLLLIAARAR, from the coding sequence ATGCGTACCCTGGCCGTTGCCTTGGCTGTCCTACTGTTGATCGTGGCGCTGCCGCTGATTCCGAGAATCGATTTCGCTCTAACCCGCCACCAGCGCGGTCGCGCTCTGTTCGAGTCTGGTCGCCTCGCCCTCGCCGCGGCTGCGGCGGCCGTGTTGCTTCTGATCGCGGCGAGGGCGCGATGA
- a CDS encoding conserved protein of unknown function (Evidence 4 : Unknown function but conserved in other organisms), producing the protein MSEAAPSSWFADLYAGVADYADAALRSTAEAGEAMGAQLATALARVQALPEEAAAAVSALTTALDLVLPPGHDPLLAAPRPVAEACPAEPRQDGGIGMTPRPVPRRLTVRPEAFAAFIRARHPHKPAEQCAALTGIPFDSVDKMLKREALPNGRNFLLCIIAYGPELLAVVMPDADERWLAGARILADQAHLESELARVRDAMAENTGRWSFCGISFGGAL; encoded by the coding sequence ATGAGCGAAGCCGCCCCATCGTCCTGGTTTGCGGATCTCTATGCCGGCGTCGCTGACTATGCCGACGCCGCACTGCGCAGCACTGCCGAGGCCGGCGAGGCGATGGGCGCGCAGCTCGCCACGGCCCTCGCCCGGGTCCAGGCCCTGCCCGAGGAAGCCGCCGCGGCGGTGTCGGCACTGACGACCGCGCTCGATCTCGTGCTGCCGCCCGGGCATGATCCCCTCCTCGCGGCCCCCCGGCCGGTCGCGGAAGCGTGTCCGGCCGAGCCCCGACAGGACGGCGGAATCGGGATGACGCCGCGGCCCGTTCCACGGCGCCTGACGGTGCGGCCGGAGGCCTTCGCAGCGTTCATCCGGGCGCGGCACCCGCACAAGCCGGCCGAGCAATGCGCCGCGCTCACCGGGATTCCCTTCGACAGCGTCGACAAGATGCTGAAGCGGGAGGCTCTGCCGAACGGGCGCAACTTCCTGCTCTGCATCATCGCCTACGGGCCCGAGCTGCTGGCGGTGGTGATGCCCGACGCGGACGAGCGGTGGCTCGCCGGCGCACGGATCCTGGCCGACCAAGCTCATCTCGAGAGTGAGCTGGCGCGCGTCCGCGACGCGATGGCCGAGAACACCGGGCGGTGGTCGTTCTGCGGGATCAGCTTCGGGGGGGCGCTATGA
- a CDS encoding protein of unknown function (Evidence 5 : Unknown function) gives MYRAPAREREIPRCACGCGEDGCFGFPGPVYYAHRHWPDGFVITDERGRFTGEKPAFRAEPQAGAPPPSDLFGLTEPARRLTNPPPGLTGRRRA, from the coding sequence ATGTATCGGGCCCCCGCCCGCGAGCGGGAGATCCCGCGGTGCGCGTGCGGCTGCGGCGAGGACGGCTGCTTCGGCTTCCCCGGCCCGGTCTATTACGCTCACCGGCACTGGCCGGACGGCTTCGTCATCACCGACGAACGCGGGCGTTTTACCGGCGAGAAGCCGGCGTTTCGCGCGGAGCCCCAGGCGGGCGCACCCCCGCCGTCCGACCTGTTCGGCCTTACGGAACCCGCCCGGCGCCTAACAAATCCGCCCCCGGGCCTGACGGGGCGCCGTCGCGCATGA
- a CDS encoding MT-A70 family protein (modular protein) → MRNRARLSPRQIRELWLVLGPTKRAQAESRIRSGRTLGKLSGGSRLEAGRVREQIGQLAGVSGVLAEKCNAIYLAAERDPDLFGPVVEYLERSENIHDASNRMRRLADLERVRRLAPTQGRFATLVLDPPWQDESVSPNQRPPYATMTEPEIAAVPVETWALDEGHIYCHAPGPFLPMAVRLVQGWGYDFKQVLTFRKAAFSMGRYFRTLDEYCVFATRGGLMLARADLPNVFEGAPGRHSEKPDSFFDLVRAASPGPYGEAFQRQARPDFTNLYTEAPAVPAMAAE, encoded by the coding sequence ATGCGTAACCGCGCGCGTCTCTCTCCACGCCAGATTCGAGAATTGTGGCTCGTGCTCGGCCCGACGAAGCGGGCGCAGGCCGAAAGCCGCATTCGCTCCGGTCGTACCCTCGGCAAATTATCCGGGGGTTCGAGGCTCGAAGCCGGCCGCGTGCGAGAGCAGATCGGCCAGCTCGCTGGGGTCTCCGGTGTCCTGGCCGAGAAGTGCAACGCGATCTACCTGGCGGCCGAGCGCGATCCGGACCTGTTCGGCCCGGTGGTTGAGTACCTCGAGCGCTCCGAAAACATCCACGATGCCTCGAACCGGATGCGCCGGCTTGCCGACCTCGAGCGGGTTCGGCGCCTCGCTCCGACGCAAGGCCGGTTCGCGACGCTGGTTCTGGATCCGCCCTGGCAGGACGAAAGCGTCTCCCCCAACCAACGCCCGCCCTACGCGACGATGACCGAGCCGGAGATCGCGGCGGTGCCGGTGGAAACCTGGGCGCTGGACGAGGGACACATCTACTGCCACGCGCCCGGGCCCTTCCTCCCGATGGCGGTGCGCCTCGTCCAGGGCTGGGGCTACGACTTCAAGCAGGTGCTGACGTTCCGGAAGGCGGCCTTCTCGATGGGCCGCTACTTCCGGACCCTCGACGAGTACTGCGTCTTCGCCACACGCGGCGGGCTGATGCTGGCCCGGGCCGACCTTCCCAACGTGTTCGAGGGCGCCCCCGGCCGGCACAGCGAGAAGCCGGACAGCTTCTTCGATCTCGTGCGCGCGGCGAGCCCCGGCCCCTACGGCGAGGCCTTCCAGCGCCAGGCGCGGCCTGACTTCACCAACCTCTACACCGAAGCGCCGGCCGTGCCGGCGATGGCCGCGGAATGA
- a CDS encoding conserved protein of unknown function (Evidence 4 : Unknown function but conserved in other organisms): MSIEAISWVIKQDIPDGVAKLVAMVLADYADRHTGEAHPKIKQLAQACSQSERSVQRKLRVLQDLDVITIQNGHCPKSGRQRANSYILHLPDVDVPGRNERSVRG; encoded by the coding sequence ATGTCGATCGAAGCGATTTCCTGGGTCATCAAACAAGACATCCCCGACGGCGTGGCGAAGCTCGTCGCCATGGTGCTGGCCGACTATGCCGACCGGCACACCGGCGAGGCGCACCCGAAGATCAAGCAGCTCGCGCAGGCCTGCTCGCAGTCCGAGCGCTCCGTGCAGCGCAAGCTTCGGGTGCTCCAGGATCTCGACGTCATCACCATCCAGAACGGCCACTGCCCGAAGTCCGGACGGCAGCGGGCCAACAGCTACATCCTGCATCTGCCGGACGTGGATGTGCCCGGGCGGAACGAGCGTTCCGTGAGGGGGTGA
- a CDS encoding conserved protein of unknown function (Evidence 4 : Unknown function but conserved in other organisms), translated as MRGDFGTPQISAEGCPSVTGEGDNAVTGEGDSPVTPIENPSDSTVRKESPHPPGGGAGAVQKQFRGNSPSALAERIPLAERSLPGRLPGEEFARLWAAFPEGGRLVADRRMAERIFAALPDADRDLAVSAAGSYAAHLAKHPGRSAKALHTWLRTRRFENARPCAAPAALIGATRVFVEEGDAGMERLDGLPPSTGRGPVRDDVEAGLRHPGLAFPEQAAADGRRGAGGVTIRCVHYVGFRDDRYWNAFRIWGGPVFIHLRWDRRARREIGADDIVIFAEGDEFQPIAERNADDIDERWL; from the coding sequence TTGAGGGGTGACTTTGGGACACCCCAAATTTCGGCCGAGGGGTGCCCGTCTGTCACCGGGGAGGGTGACAACGCTGTCACCGGGGAGGGTGACTCCCCTGTCACCCCCATAGAGAATCCGTCAGATTCAACCGTCAGAAAAGAATCCCCCCATCCCCCCGGTGGGGGGGCAGGCGCGGTTCAAAAACAATTCCGAGGTAATTCCCCATCGGCACTGGCCGAGCGCATCCCCCTCGCCGAGCGGTCGCTACCGGGACGGCTCCCCGGCGAGGAGTTCGCCCGGCTCTGGGCGGCCTTCCCCGAGGGCGGGCGCCTCGTTGCCGACCGGCGCATGGCCGAACGGATCTTCGCCGCCCTGCCCGACGCCGATCGCGATCTCGCCGTGAGCGCGGCCGGCAGCTACGCGGCGCACCTCGCCAAGCATCCAGGCCGCTCGGCGAAGGCGCTGCACACCTGGCTGCGCACCCGCCGATTCGAGAACGCCCGGCCCTGTGCGGCGCCGGCGGCGCTGATCGGGGCGACCCGCGTGTTCGTGGAGGAAGGGGACGCCGGAATGGAACGCCTGGATGGCCTTCCGCCGAGCACAGGGCGAGGGCCGGTGCGCGACGACGTCGAAGCCGGGCTACGCCACCCCGGGCTGGCATTTCCCGAGCAAGCTGCCGCCGACGGCCGACGGGGCGCGGGCGGCGTGACCATCCGCTGCGTCCACTACGTCGGCTTCCGGGATGACCGGTACTGGAACGCCTTCCGGATCTGGGGCGGCCCCGTGTTCATCCATCTGCGGTGGGATCGGCGGGCCCGGCGCGAGATCGGGGCGGACGATATCGTGATCTTCGCTGAGGGCGACGAGTTCCAGCCGATCGCCGAGCGCAACGCCGACGACATCGACGAGCGGTGGCTCTGA
- a CDS encoding conserved protein of unknown function (Evidence 4 : Unknown function but conserved in other organisms), whose protein sequence is MVVGACGAMVWSGTEGESRAKDTGRRSPPGIEHPAPLTRADIERWLIAPMRALRDTSIVALPGNALEPVASSRPSATFDSLAFARTVLGKDTPELRAVTTWARIMAADGHAEASIAEWCALFGWKERTFYHRLRRGLDRIVKAKNHADGRLSNAA, encoded by the coding sequence GTGGTGGTGGGCGCGTGCGGGGCGATGGTGTGGAGTGGAACGGAAGGCGAGTCGCGGGCGAAGGATACCGGGCGAAGATCGCCGCCGGGGATCGAGCATCCGGCCCCGCTTACCCGGGCCGACATCGAGCGCTGGCTGATCGCCCCGATGCGGGCACTGCGCGACACATCGATCGTCGCGCTCCCCGGCAACGCGCTAGAGCCGGTGGCGTCGAGCCGGCCAAGCGCGACCTTCGATAGCCTGGCCTTCGCCCGCACCGTGCTCGGCAAGGATACGCCCGAGTTGCGGGCCGTCACGACCTGGGCGCGGATCATGGCGGCCGACGGACATGCCGAGGCATCGATCGCCGAGTGGTGCGCGCTCTTCGGGTGGAAGGAACGGACGTTCTACCATCGTCTCCGGCGCGGCCTCGACCGGATCGTAAAAGCGAAAAATCACGCCGACGGCCGGCTCTCCAATGCGGCGTAA
- a CDS encoding conserved protein of unknown function (Evidence 4 : Unknown function but conserved in other organisms) produces MSGRRKSKPVTLAGRAALKQVPIHTLSENAPTPERLMQAGVTVAMQLGTRQTQIIGKASPFGIDGVMRLASAPLDRLHSRGRLDDDGERNSQLHEAGDKLRNHYYLGGLSGFAANDLNSTGGGHPSSRVPISETMESNRRALRLAKAAMHPGDWQVVSDVVCLEKDLKNAGYHAGCTNDDAATAVALDRLRRGLDALAHLWGFSPPQHPTHKSSAKPPICTAA; encoded by the coding sequence GTGTCCGGTCGTCGCAAGTCCAAGCCTGTTACGCTCGCCGGCAGGGCGGCGTTGAAGCAAGTTCCCATTCACACGCTTTCAGAGAACGCCCCGACGCCGGAACGACTGATGCAGGCCGGTGTCACCGTGGCGATGCAGCTCGGCACCCGCCAGACACAGATCATCGGAAAGGCGTCGCCCTTCGGTATCGACGGCGTGATGCGTCTCGCCTCGGCACCGCTCGATCGACTCCATTCCCGCGGGCGCCTTGATGACGACGGCGAACGCAACAGCCAGCTCCACGAGGCCGGCGACAAGCTCCGCAACCACTACTACCTCGGCGGCCTCTCCGGCTTCGCCGCGAACGACCTGAACAGCACCGGCGGCGGGCATCCGTCCAGCCGCGTGCCGATCTCCGAGACGATGGAGAGCAACCGGCGCGCTTTACGGCTAGCAAAAGCAGCTATGCATCCGGGCGACTGGCAGGTTGTGAGCGACGTGGTCTGTCTGGAGAAGGACTTAAAAAATGCCGGCTACCACGCTGGATGCACCAACGACGATGCGGCCACCGCGGTAGCCCTCGATAGGTTGCGCCGTGGCCTAGATGCACTTGCTCATCTATGGGGCTTTTCGCCACCCCAGCACCCCACTCACAAATCTTCCGCCAAGCCACCCATCTGCACAGCAGCTTAA
- a CDS encoding conserved protein of unknown function (Evidence 4 : Unknown function but conserved in other organisms) gives MSHRLCGPETQADLLALPLRDDCAYGRLNKLNDDAAQGKNMTQLRVRQITNKIKSLYEPFLSLADIGANDKERDQKILSRCLAAHAIFMRTECTAEDAASAVWDGSDDNGIDAVFADGASDRVTIVQAKWINSGTGEPSAADIGVFADGVRDLIEQNSESFHARLQNKLAKAGDTILTPGCIIDVVIISTGASTLAKHGTAKLDRVVADLNGASDQDPIAFKHVIGLDDIYKNLSSGGMTERITIDATITDWSRVALPYPAYFGVIDGFQLKEWWSTHGKHLVAKNIRHGLGATDINEGISATAHNSPENFWYFNNGITLIADEALRAPSAAASRSAGNFQFRGASIVNGAQTVSTLADVASDEALGKVRVPIRVVLLREAPEGFGGEVTRFNNLQNRVDGRDFVAQDREQRRLQDEMSLEGVDYQVSRGASVSKTSHSCELIEATTALACASGDPTLAVQVKTGIGRFFSDLSKAPYKTVFNPTTSGAKTFNAILVQRLIELWIDEKKASLEKKSGYPWGVLIHGNRVLAAGVFNRLGSKMLDRPIDDFRKSLTTLDIKGTGEEFHAAMVGVLDDYFPGKFLAVLFKSPVSSKLVFDGALKRMKNPN, from the coding sequence ATGTCTCACCGTCTATGTGGTCCAGAAACACAGGCGGATCTGTTGGCACTGCCATTGCGAGATGATTGTGCGTATGGCAGGTTGAACAAACTCAATGACGATGCTGCACAAGGTAAAAATATGACCCAGTTACGAGTTAGGCAAATTACTAACAAAATCAAATCACTCTACGAACCCTTTCTTTCATTGGCCGATATTGGCGCAAACGACAAAGAGCGCGATCAAAAAATATTGTCACGCTGTCTCGCTGCCCATGCGATCTTTATGCGGACAGAATGCACTGCTGAGGATGCTGCATCTGCTGTGTGGGACGGATCAGATGACAACGGCATTGATGCCGTTTTCGCCGACGGAGCGAGCGACAGAGTTACAATCGTACAAGCGAAATGGATAAATTCGGGAACGGGCGAGCCATCTGCAGCTGATATTGGCGTTTTTGCAGACGGAGTTCGAGATCTTATTGAGCAAAATTCCGAAAGTTTTCACGCGCGCTTGCAAAACAAACTTGCGAAGGCGGGCGATACTATCCTCACTCCCGGCTGCATCATTGATGTCGTTATTATTTCAACTGGGGCGAGCACCTTAGCTAAGCACGGAACGGCCAAATTAGATCGCGTTGTCGCTGATCTAAACGGGGCCTCTGATCAGGATCCAATCGCCTTTAAACATGTGATTGGACTTGATGACATATACAAAAACCTGTCAAGCGGCGGAATGACAGAAAGAATAACGATTGACGCCACTATCACAGACTGGTCTCGTGTAGCGCTTCCTTATCCAGCTTATTTTGGGGTAATCGATGGTTTCCAGCTGAAAGAATGGTGGTCAACGCATGGAAAACATCTTGTAGCTAAAAATATTCGACATGGGCTCGGCGCGACTGATATCAATGAGGGGATATCCGCGACAGCACATAATTCTCCCGAGAACTTCTGGTATTTCAATAATGGAATCACACTTATCGCGGATGAAGCTCTGAGGGCGCCATCTGCGGCAGCCTCACGCTCTGCTGGCAATTTTCAATTTCGGGGAGCTTCGATAGTAAATGGCGCCCAAACTGTAAGCACTCTGGCCGACGTCGCATCAGATGAAGCGTTAGGTAAGGTAAGGGTTCCAATTAGAGTTGTCTTGTTGAGAGAGGCGCCTGAAGGTTTTGGCGGCGAAGTAACTCGCTTTAACAACCTACAAAATAGAGTCGATGGTCGTGATTTTGTTGCGCAAGATCGAGAACAGCGACGTTTGCAAGATGAGATGTCTTTGGAAGGAGTAGACTATCAAGTTTCTAGAGGGGCAAGTGTCTCCAAAACTTCTCACTCTTGTGAGTTGATCGAAGCCACCACAGCGCTGGCGTGCGCTTCAGGAGACCCTACTCTTGCAGTACAGGTAAAAACTGGTATTGGTCGTTTCTTTTCGGATTTGAGTAAGGCACCCTACAAAACAGTTTTCAATCCTACTACGAGTGGCGCGAAAACCTTCAATGCTATCTTGGTCCAAAGATTGATCGAGCTATGGATCGATGAGAAAAAAGCCAGTCTTGAGAAAAAAAGCGGATACCCGTGGGGCGTTCTCATACATGGCAACCGTGTGTTGGCGGCCGGAGTGTTCAATAGATTGGGCAGCAAGATGCTGGACAGGCCGATCGATGATTTCAGGAAAAGCCTGACGACACTCGACATTAAAGGAACCGGTGAGGAGTTTCACGCAGCCATGGTGGGCGTCCTTGACGACTATTTCCCTGGAAAGTTCTTGGCTGTACTATTCAAGAGCCCGGTATCAAGCAAGCTTGTCTTCGATGGAGCCTTGAAGAGGATGAAAAATCCCAATTAA
- a CDS encoding protein of unknown function (Evidence 5 : Unknown function), with amino-acid sequence MIDLSALAGELDALVRDGRRIRLGDRNFEKPHAELDELLGRLQRVASDVRIGSLTVNSAVIVQDHRKEGAVRLMPASPITGRGQYIVCHTRGPRR; translated from the coding sequence ATGATCGACCTCTCGGCCCTCGCCGGCGAGCTGGACGCGCTCGTGCGCGACGGCCGACGCATCCGCCTGGGCGACCGCAACTTCGAGAAGCCGCACGCCGAGCTGGACGAGCTGCTCGGCCGGCTGCAGCGCGTCGCCAGCGACGTGCGAATTGGATCGCTCACGGTCAATTCGGCCGTCATCGTGCAGGACCATCGGAAGGAAGGTGCCGTGAGGCTAATGCCCGCGTCGCCGATCACCGGCCGCGGCCAGTACATCGTCTGCCACACGCGGGGACCGCGGCGGTGA
- a CDS encoding protein of unknown function (Evidence 5 : Unknown function): MSRDPRAFAAELRADAQQLRTMAGDLDARADGLCALAEQQERDAVSRERAKRAAIAASLEAEGRTFHRSPTASGPGPTIWGSARYEDAGQISP, encoded by the coding sequence GTGAGCCGAGATCCCCGTGCCTTCGCGGCCGAGCTGCGCGCTGACGCGCAGCAGCTGCGCACGATGGCTGGCGACCTCGATGCCCGGGCCGACGGCCTCTGCGCACTCGCCGAGCAGCAGGAGCGCGACGCGGTGAGCCGCGAACGGGCCAAGCGCGCGGCGATCGCCGCCTCGCTCGAAGCCGAGGGCCGGACCTTCCATCGCAGCCCGACCGCGTCGGGGCCGGGCCCGACCATCTGGGGGTCGGCTCGATACGAAGATGCGGGGCAAATCAGCCCCTGA
- a CDS encoding Integrase family protein, translated as MHDNLPTPISGGAVAVGALLDLDEAVRGFAAASRSAATQRAYKSDWRDFEAFCLGHGLTACPALGLTVARYLTHLAGLGRNVSTINRRTAAIALAHRVQGHDSPTGREDVRQVLAGIRNTLGRRPNKKKALTVDLIVQVIRKTRGQDLAAVRDRALILLAFGAALRRSELVALDVPDIERHRKGLLIRLQRSKTDQTGKGQTISVPDGKLKVPTAVDAWLKASGITEGAVFRGADRGKLSADRLSAGQFARILKSRCEAAGLDPNVIGGHSTRRGFATSAGDAGADLRHTARQMRHAKLETTLGYIEDGELFRNHAGDGFL; from the coding sequence ATGCACGATAATCTTCCGACGCCGATCTCCGGCGGCGCGGTAGCCGTCGGCGCGCTCCTGGATCTCGATGAGGCCGTCCGCGGCTTCGCGGCGGCGTCCAGGTCGGCCGCGACGCAGCGGGCCTACAAGAGCGACTGGCGCGATTTCGAGGCCTTCTGCCTGGGACACGGGCTCACGGCCTGCCCGGCGCTCGGCCTCACGGTCGCCCGCTACCTCACCCATCTGGCCGGGCTTGGCCGGAACGTCTCGACGATCAACCGGCGCACTGCCGCGATCGCGCTGGCGCACCGGGTGCAGGGGCACGACAGCCCGACCGGCCGCGAGGACGTGCGCCAGGTTCTCGCCGGCATCCGCAACACCCTCGGGCGCCGGCCGAACAAGAAGAAGGCCCTCACGGTCGATCTGATCGTCCAGGTCATTCGGAAGACCCGGGGCCAGGACCTGGCTGCGGTTCGCGACCGGGCGCTGATCCTGTTGGCGTTCGGCGCCGCGCTCCGACGCTCGGAGCTTGTGGCGCTCGACGTTCCGGACATCGAGCGCCACCGCAAAGGCCTGCTGATCCGGCTTCAGCGATCGAAGACGGACCAAACCGGCAAGGGCCAGACGATTTCGGTGCCGGACGGCAAGCTGAAGGTGCCGACCGCGGTCGATGCCTGGCTGAAGGCCTCCGGCATCACGGAGGGCGCGGTGTTCCGAGGCGCCGATCGCGGCAAGCTCTCGGCCGACCGGCTCAGCGCCGGCCAGTTCGCCCGCATCCTCAAATCCCGGTGCGAGGCCGCCGGGCTCGATCCGAACGTCATCGGCGGTCACTCGACGCGCCGGGGCTTCGCCACATCCGCCGGCGACGCCGGCGCCGACCTCCGGCACACCGCCCGGCAGATGCGGCACGCCAAGCTCGAGACCACCCTCGGCTACATCGAGGACGGCGAGCTGTTCAGGAACCACGCCGGCGACGGCTTCCTCTGA
- a CDS encoding conserved protein of unknown function (Evidence 4 : Unknown function but conserved in other organisms), whose product MTQRANASGTRVAGAHVDVGETILAKRRLPCICPQRHKDGTARTVSYSTCRGMVIERVKCENCPRTWKRVNVR is encoded by the coding sequence GTGACACAGCGAGCCAACGCGTCGGGGACGAGGGTCGCCGGGGCGCATGTCGACGTGGGCGAGACGATCCTCGCCAAGCGCCGCCTGCCCTGCATCTGCCCGCAGCGGCACAAGGACGGGACGGCCCGCACGGTCAGCTACTCGACGTGCCGCGGGATGGTCATCGAACGGGTGAAGTGCGAGAACTGCCCGCGCACCTGGAAGCGGGTGAACGTCCGGTGA
- a CDS encoding protein of unknown function (Evidence 5 : Unknown function) — protein MRAGAGLAFAVSRGNAARGTIVAMAPEGDCQAWRGRMWDAGARELHVHILVDDAAGRSEVAMDLTTEFDLRDLEIR, from the coding sequence GTGCGCGCCGGTGCCGGGCTCGCCTTCGCCGTTTCACGCGGGAATGCCGCGCGCGGCACCATCGTCGCCATGGCTCCGGAGGGCGACTGCCAGGCTTGGCGCGGCCGGATGTGGGACGCCGGAGCGCGCGAGCTGCACGTCCACATCCTCGTAGACGACGCGGCGGGCCGCTCTGAGGTGGCGATGGACCTGACAACAGAATTCGATCTGCGGGACCTCGAAATTCGGTGA
- a CDS encoding protein of unknown function (Evidence 5 : Unknown function) yields MPIQTYPEPRERRLWILFLPDADFETHISECSINLTNNADQ; encoded by the coding sequence ATGCCGATACAAACCTATCCCGAGCCTCGCGAGCGCCGGCTTTGGATTTTGTTCCTCCCTGATGCGGATTTCGAGACCCACATCAGCGAATGCAGCATTAATCTCACTAACAACGCCGACCAATAA
- a CDS encoding protein of unknown function (Evidence 5 : Unknown function), producing the protein MLIDSIQGAELSFFALDFPIVAGLADALVVRGIDEEFPDTTMGNAVVDHRRWYDLVAGEMALAQRLQSELRETRRLPHREAVPEAPGARPAPLSIEVALASSLCLFGRPGAGGHVNRWPHRHIAIPIVSDN; encoded by the coding sequence TTGCTGATCGACAGCATCCAGGGCGCGGAGCTTAGCTTCTTCGCGCTGGATTTCCCCATCGTGGCAGGTCTTGCAGACGCTCTCGTGGTTCGTGGGATCGATGAAGAGTTCCCAGACACCACGATGGGGAATGCGGTGGTTGACCACCGTCGCTGGTACGACCTGGTCGCGGGCGAGATGGCGCTCGCACAGCGGCTGCAGAGTGAGCTGCGCGAGACGCGCCGCCTTCCACACCGCGAGGCCGTACCAGAGGCGCCAGGGGCTCGCCCGGCGCCTCTGTCGATCGAAGTGGCGCTTGCTAGCAGCCTTTGCCTCTTCGGGCGTCCTGGCGCCGGCGGCCATGTGAACCGGTGGCCGCATCGGCATATTGCAATACCTATTGTGTCAGATAATTAA
- a CDS encoding protein of unknown function (Evidence 5 : Unknown function) — protein sequence MMRLSYTLGPRRYLNMRGVISKESDRRQGGCDQL from the coding sequence ATGATGCGGCTGTCATACACGCTAGGGCCTCGGCGCTATTTGAATATGCGCGGGGTGATTTCAAAGGAGTCGGATCGACGCCAGGGGGGTTGCGATCAGCTTTGA